One stretch of Acidobacteriota bacterium DNA includes these proteins:
- a CDS encoding FeoA family protein produces the protein MTYLSRMVPGQRGKIVGFTDDSTVARRLVEMGLVPGRSITHVRNAPLQDPLEIQVGMSCLSLRRSEASLVLVELQD, from the coding sequence ATGACGTATCTGAGCAGGATGGTTCCCGGGCAACGGGGTAAGATAGTGGGATTCACGGACGATTCCACCGTGGCGCGTCGGCTGGTCGAAATGGGTCTGGTGCCGGGCCGGAGTATTACGCATGTAAGGAACGCACCGCTTCAGGATCCGCTTGAGATTCAGGTGGGGATGTCCTGTCTGTCACTTCGGCGCAGCGAGGCATCCCTCGTGCTCGTAGAGTTACAGGATTAG
- a CDS encoding S8 family serine peptidase — protein MEVRYGKLAAALLAVVVITLARSAFSNDIPPSPDGLAWLEDYQTEGDSLVTVVIFMEDEAARDDLSMMTRRTGLSRSSRITGVLRRLQSFKAQGSERVEEFVGRVSKTEVIRHWIVPAYTATISSTDIHLLSQFEGVKLIVPDVPLIAVEPVDVSASPSLSTTVSSQLELLRVPQLWALGLTGAGRLVASFDTGVEQPHPALAPKWRGNHADLSASWFSPIQPNILPYDNAGHGTHTMGIIVGSTVADTFGVAPGAEWITAGVVDQGRSLSATVSDIIQAFQWALNPDGDEGTTNDVPDVILNSWGIPAGIFSPCDQTFSTVIDNVEAAGILAVFAAGNEGPAPQSLRDPADRASGPLNTFSVGAVSNSKIIADFSSRGPSRCDANQKKPEVVAPGISVRSSSKDGTYTVMSGTSMAAPYVAGLALLARQYNPDATVDEIKSALIQSAEDLGPAGEDNAYGYGLVDAVRMLENLPRSSLYHFAVSGTIISGDGVACPGEGFDFQVVLTNASANVESLTGILKADDGGPVSITSDHAEFFFGDGGTTAINYAPFQLTFASTALHGQEITLNLYLADSTGGVLDTLELGLTVGYAPPGSIGEHASGDISFTVSDFGQFGFAPGSIYNLAGNGFRYAGSSNLLYEAGLIVGRNYLQLSSSIRDLTGELRPSDFTPIQGLSAGLLDSEQAFHRHARFVDSYSEIPIPVTIDQHTVDFAGVDGEAAVIFQYHVINNTLEKLTGLSFGFLADFDLSDTADQVVYDDQMKLIYQCGGGASVVGLVALGNVNSFSLLDNNSGKIGFSSVELYELISQSTNDVDTSLRGDLMFVASSGAVTLTALDSIEVAFALVAGDNVAGLYRNAWLARDKYDIVTSIEESAGGLPGTFVLGQNYPNPFNPTTSITFSILSGAEVNLEVFNVLGQRVRQLRDGYLSAGSHTVKWDARSDAGDGVASGVYLYRLTVDGVSRSRKMLLLR, from the coding sequence ATGGAGGTACGGTACGGAAAACTCGCGGCGGCTCTTCTGGCGGTAGTCGTGATAACGCTCGCCCGGAGCGCGTTTTCGAACGATATTCCTCCTTCACCTGACGGCCTCGCTTGGCTTGAAGATTATCAGACCGAAGGCGACAGCCTGGTCACGGTCGTGATATTTATGGAGGACGAGGCCGCCCGTGATGATCTCTCCATGATGACCCGACGGACCGGCCTGTCTCGATCCTCCAGAATTACGGGAGTTCTGCGTCGCCTCCAGTCTTTCAAAGCGCAGGGCTCTGAGAGAGTCGAAGAGTTTGTCGGCCGGGTCTCCAAAACTGAGGTGATAAGGCACTGGATCGTTCCCGCTTACACGGCGACCATCAGTTCTACGGACATCCATCTTCTCTCGCAGTTTGAGGGAGTGAAACTGATCGTTCCCGATGTTCCGCTGATCGCCGTCGAGCCGGTGGACGTTTCCGCGTCTCCGTCGCTTTCCACCACCGTGTCCAGCCAGCTGGAGCTTTTGCGAGTGCCTCAACTCTGGGCGCTGGGCTTGACCGGTGCAGGACGCCTGGTGGCGTCGTTCGATACCGGTGTCGAGCAACCGCACCCGGCGCTGGCTCCCAAATGGCGCGGTAATCACGCAGATCTGTCGGCGTCCTGGTTTTCACCGATCCAGCCGAACATACTGCCGTACGACAACGCCGGTCACGGCACTCATACCATGGGAATCATAGTAGGCTCGACGGTTGCCGACACCTTCGGCGTCGCCCCGGGTGCCGAGTGGATTACGGCCGGAGTCGTAGATCAGGGACGGTCCCTCTCGGCGACGGTTTCCGATATCATTCAGGCTTTCCAATGGGCTCTCAACCCGGACGGCGACGAGGGCACGACCAACGACGTGCCGGACGTTATCCTTAACAGTTGGGGCATACCGGCCGGCATCTTCAGCCCGTGCGATCAGACCTTTTCGACGGTCATAGACAACGTTGAAGCGGCCGGAATCCTGGCCGTCTTTGCCGCGGGCAATGAAGGTCCTGCCCCGCAGTCGCTCCGCGACCCCGCCGACCGGGCCAGCGGTCCGCTCAACACGTTCTCGGTCGGTGCCGTCAGCAACAGTAAAATTATCGCCGACTTTTCCAGCCGCGGTCCCTCGCGCTGCGATGCCAACCAGAAGAAGCCGGAAGTTGTCGCCCCGGGCATTTCCGTGCGATCGTCTTCCAAGGATGGAACCTACACGGTCATGAGCGGGACGTCGATGGCCGCTCCTTACGTGGCCGGGCTGGCTCTGCTGGCACGCCAGTACAATCCCGACGCGACTGTGGACGAAATCAAGTCGGCCCTTATTCAGTCGGCCGAGGACCTCGGGCCGGCCGGAGAGGATAACGCTTACGGCTATGGACTCGTCGATGCCGTCCGGATGCTGGAGAACCTGCCGAGGTCAAGCCTGTACCATTTTGCCGTTTCCGGCACAATTATCTCCGGCGACGGTGTCGCCTGCCCGGGTGAAGGGTTCGACTTCCAGGTGGTTCTCACCAACGCATCCGCGAACGTTGAAAGCCTCACGGGCATACTGAAGGCTGACGACGGCGGGCCGGTTTCCATCACAAGCGATCATGCTGAGTTCTTCTTCGGCGACGGTGGTACGACGGCCATCAACTACGCGCCGTTCCAACTGACTTTCGCCTCGACTGCCTTGCACGGGCAGGAGATTACGTTAAACCTTTACCTTGCTGATTCGACGGGGGGTGTGCTCGACACTCTCGAGTTGGGCCTGACGGTGGGCTATGCGCCACCCGGCTCGATCGGCGAGCACGCGTCCGGCGATATCAGTTTCACGGTCTCGGACTTCGGGCAGTTCGGCTTTGCTCCGGGTTCGATATACAACCTGGCCGGAAACGGATTTCGCTACGCCGGATCGAGCAACCTGCTTTACGAAGCCGGGTTGATTGTCGGGCGGAATTACCTGCAGCTGTCAAGTTCGATCCGAGATCTGACCGGGGAGCTGAGGCCTTCAGATTTTACCCCGATCCAGGGGCTCAGTGCCGGCCTGCTTGACTCGGAGCAGGCATTTCACCGGCATGCCCGCTTCGTCGATTCATACTCAGAGATTCCGATCCCGGTAACGATTGATCAACACACCGTTGATTTCGCCGGCGTCGACGGCGAAGCGGCCGTGATCTTTCAGTACCACGTCATTAACAACACCCTGGAAAAGCTCACCGGCCTGAGCTTCGGCTTCCTGGCCGATTTCGACCTGTCCGACACTGCTGATCAGGTCGTGTACGATGACCAGATGAAGCTTATCTACCAGTGCGGGGGCGGGGCATCGGTGGTCGGCCTCGTGGCCCTGGGCAATGTGAATTCATTCAGTTTGCTGGATAACAATTCCGGAAAAATCGGCTTTTCGTCCGTCGAACTGTACGAGCTGATATCTCAGAGTACGAACGATGTGGACACAAGCCTGCGCGGCGACCTCATGTTCGTCGCATCATCCGGCGCCGTCACGCTTACCGCGCTCGACTCTATTGAAGTGGCCTTCGCCCTCGTGGCGGGTGATAACGTAGCCGGTCTGTACCGGAATGCCTGGCTGGCCAGGGACAAGTATGATATCGTTACCAGTATCGAGGAGTCTGCCGGCGGCCTTCCCGGCACCTTTGTGCTGGGCCAGAACTATCCCAATCCGTTCAACCCGACGACGTCAATCACGTTTTCGATTCTCTCCGGTGCGGAAGTCAACCTGGAGGTCTTCAACGTGCTCGGGCAGCGGGTGCGGCAACTGCGCGACGGCTACCTCTCGGCCGGCAGCCACACGGTGAAATGGGATGCCCGCAGCGACGCCGGCGACGGCGTTGCCAGTGGTGTGTACCTGTATCGCCTGACAGTCGACGGCGTATCGCGCTCCCGGAAAATGCTGCTTTTGCGGTAG
- a CDS encoding M6 family metalloprotease domain-containing protein, with amino-acid sequence MLILRGLGRALLVSCALALIVGPVNAMPPTDEVTEQWIADGVWQENVAVWQAFKAAGGCAPGEHSPLETFRAARAAALGSDVVDTINVVVLLVEFPDYRASGQGVSATVADFEALLFSDRRTDPSPYPTGSMTDFYVENSYGALVITGDVFGWYMMPQDYSWYVGDNYGLGGGGALLAGHAVDAAEAAGVDFSLYANGDTWVDGVIVVHPGPGAESAGTGIWSHQSTISPLRNYDNVLISDYTVNPEESYYGSLSTIGVFGHEYGHVIGLPDLYDLNPIQAQKGSGLGSWSMMANGSWNGGPPGSSPAHFDAWCKLMLDFGEVAYLESNLSQAALPQVEESGVIYHLGTVPGDAAHEYWLVENRQRVGFDQSLPGGGLCIYHFDPFVASQNDHDRYRVALEQADGEEDLYYGFASDAGDPWPGITGNSNFHAYTIPDSRTNDGDITDIAVWNIRNSGPVIYADLDVEFSRPYVVFAETKDSVRFRDKAPGGNGNGIVEAGETIEASFRVRNKMRLAYDPTFTLSVDAPGVNFIQNGVPLAAATLSPVFDAWNEVPIKFSLPADFVTVQAGFTLTLEADSISGSGDRAYVQELTFEWRLGRTQVLVVDDDGGAAYESRFENSLDRLRIPYDVWDKSSSSPSYSDLAPYPFVLWFTGSSANGGTLTAGDVSVLKQFLDNRGNLYLSSMTAASQLHGLDSAFLADYLHANLVSSDVFGLGFNGVDGNPVGEGAAFALANNAPSPFHLILEPVGGGQAAFELSEDYNVWTDLGTCGVTFSERYRTILTTFGFEFLGNEIPLYGVYHRDSLMRRVLSFFAEGIATPVEDRRADDALPAGFALAQNYPNPFNPVTTVTYTVGGGNHPRELVATRLTIYNTLGQKVTTMVDELKYPGTYTVVWDGTGSGGRQVASGVYLYRLESDGRHLTRKMLFLK; translated from the coding sequence ATGCTGATTCTTCGAGGATTGGGCAGGGCGCTTCTTGTTTCATGCGCGCTTGCGTTGATTGTTGGTCCTGTGAACGCGATGCCGCCGACCGATGAGGTCACCGAACAGTGGATAGCCGACGGAGTGTGGCAAGAGAACGTCGCTGTTTGGCAGGCCTTCAAGGCGGCCGGAGGCTGCGCTCCAGGAGAACACTCTCCACTTGAGACTTTTCGGGCCGCTCGCGCGGCGGCACTGGGCAGTGACGTTGTGGATACCATCAACGTGGTCGTGCTCCTGGTTGAGTTCCCGGACTACCGAGCTTCCGGTCAGGGCGTGTCGGCCACGGTGGCGGATTTCGAAGCCCTGCTCTTCTCCGACCGACGCACCGATCCCAGCCCCTATCCGACCGGCTCCATGACCGATTTCTACGTTGAGAACTCGTACGGTGCACTCGTCATCACGGGAGATGTGTTCGGCTGGTACATGATGCCGCAGGACTACTCGTGGTACGTAGGCGACAACTACGGGCTTGGCGGCGGCGGCGCCCTGCTGGCCGGACACGCCGTTGATGCCGCCGAGGCGGCCGGAGTGGATTTTAGTCTTTACGCCAATGGCGATACGTGGGTCGACGGCGTGATCGTCGTGCACCCCGGGCCCGGGGCGGAGTCCGCAGGCACTGGCATCTGGTCCCACCAGTCAACCATTTCGCCTTTACGAAACTATGACAACGTCTTGATATCGGATTACACGGTAAACCCTGAAGAGTCCTATTACGGCAGTCTCTCGACGATAGGCGTGTTCGGCCACGAGTACGGTCACGTCATCGGTCTGCCTGATCTGTATGACCTCAACCCGATTCAGGCTCAGAAAGGTAGCGGTCTCGGCTCCTGGTCGATGATGGCTAATGGGAGTTGGAACGGTGGACCGCCCGGATCTTCTCCCGCGCACTTCGACGCCTGGTGCAAGCTGATGCTGGACTTTGGGGAGGTCGCATACCTCGAATCCAATCTGTCGCAGGCTGCTTTACCCCAGGTGGAAGAGAGCGGTGTTATCTATCATCTCGGCACGGTTCCGGGCGATGCAGCCCACGAGTACTGGCTCGTGGAGAATCGCCAAAGAGTCGGTTTCGATCAGTCCCTGCCCGGCGGCGGGCTTTGCATTTACCACTTTGATCCGTTCGTTGCGAGCCAGAACGATCACGACCGCTATCGGGTTGCCCTTGAGCAGGCGGACGGGGAAGAGGATCTATACTACGGCTTCGCGAGTGACGCCGGCGACCCCTGGCCGGGGATTACGGGGAACAGCAATTTCCACGCTTACACCATACCGGATTCGCGCACCAACGACGGCGACATCACCGACATCGCCGTGTGGAACATCCGAAATTCGGGTCCGGTGATATATGCCGATCTGGATGTAGAATTCTCTCGCCCTTACGTGGTCTTCGCGGAAACAAAAGACTCCGTCAGGTTCCGGGATAAAGCCCCGGGCGGCAACGGCAACGGGATTGTCGAGGCGGGCGAGACCATCGAAGCGTCCTTCAGGGTGCGCAACAAGATGAGGCTGGCCTACGATCCGACGTTTACGTTGTCGGTCGACGCTCCGGGCGTGAATTTCATCCAGAACGGCGTCCCCCTAGCGGCGGCCACGCTGAGTCCCGTTTTTGACGCGTGGAACGAGGTGCCGATCAAGTTTTCATTGCCCGCTGATTTTGTGACGGTCCAGGCCGGATTCACGCTTACGCTGGAGGCTGATTCGATTTCCGGGTCAGGCGACCGGGCGTACGTGCAGGAGCTTACCTTTGAGTGGCGCCTCGGCAGAACCCAGGTGCTGGTGGTGGACGACGATGGAGGGGCGGCGTACGAATCCCGGTTTGAGAACAGCCTGGATCGGCTCCGCATACCGTACGATGTCTGGGACAAGAGTTCCAGTTCGCCGTCGTATAGCGACCTGGCCCCCTACCCGTTTGTCCTGTGGTTCACCGGCAGTAGCGCGAACGGCGGCACACTGACGGCGGGCGACGTCTCCGTGCTCAAGCAGTTCCTTGATAATCGCGGCAACCTGTACCTGAGCAGCATGACCGCAGCATCCCAACTTCACGGGCTCGACTCAGCCTTCCTGGCCGATTACCTGCACGCCAATCTGGTCAGCAGCGACGTTTTCGGCCTTGGCTTTAACGGTGTCGACGGCAACCCGGTGGGCGAGGGCGCCGCCTTTGCCCTGGCCAATAATGCTCCCAGTCCCTTTCACCTGATCCTGGAACCCGTCGGTGGCGGGCAGGCGGCATTCGAACTGTCCGAAGATTACAACGTGTGGACTGACCTGGGAACCTGCGGCGTGACGTTCTCCGAAAGATACCGCACGATCTTGACGACTTTCGGGTTTGAGTTCCTCGGAAACGAGATCCCCCTGTATGGCGTTTATCACCGCGACAGCCTCATGCGGCGGGTGCTGAGCTTCTTTGCCGAGGGCATTGCCACGCCGGTCGAAGACCGCCGGGCTGATGATGCTCTGCCGGCCGGCTTTGCCCTGGCGCAGAATTATCCCAACCCGTTTAACCCCGTTACGACTGTTACCTACACGGTAGGCGGCGGCAACCACCCCAGGGAACTCGTAGCCACCCGCCTGACCATCTACAATACGCTCGGGCAAAAGGTAACTACCATGGTTGATGAGTTGAAGTACCCGGGAACGTACACGGTCGTCTGGGACGGGACCGGCAGCGGGGGACGCCAAGTCGCTTCCGGCGTCTACCTTTACCGGCTGGAGAGCGACGGCCGGCACCTGACCAGGAAGATGTTGTTTCTGAAGTAG
- a CDS encoding transcriptional repressor gives MKELLRTRGFKVTPQRELIFRAFFDLGRHVTVDELYRRVRASDQSVGYTTVWRNLKLICKVGLAEEVNLGDGVTRYDRITRRPHGHLYCLKCKKVVEFGMDDVTGSLRRTARKESFAVEGVKVEIHGVCKSCRQNDGGASEEELLN, from the coding sequence ATGAAAGAGCTCCTCAGGACCAGGGGGTTCAAGGTGACCCCGCAGCGGGAACTGATATTCCGCGCTTTTTTCGACCTCGGCAGGCACGTGACGGTTGACGAACTGTATCGTCGCGTTCGCGCCAGTGATCAGTCGGTCGGGTATACCACGGTCTGGCGGAATCTCAAGCTGATCTGCAAGGTTGGTCTGGCCGAAGAGGTGAACCTCGGTGACGGTGTGACTCGCTACGACCGTATTACCCGCAGGCCGCACGGCCACCTCTACTGCCTGAAGTGCAAGAAGGTCGTCGAGTTCGGCATGGATGACGTGACCGGCTCACTTCGCCGGACGGCGCGAAAAGAGAGTTTTGCGGTTGAGGGCGTAAAGGTCGAAATACACGGCGTCTGTAAGTCATGCCGGCAGAACGACGGCGGCGCGTCAGAAGAAGAGCTTCTGAACTGA